Genomic window (Planctomycetota bacterium):
CCCGGACACCGCGGCTCTGTTCCTGGCGCATCTGGATCAGAACGACGATCAGGCGACCAACGGCGCTTTCCGCGGCACGGTCATCGTGTCCGATGCCAACGGCAACGTCCTGGCCGGCTACATCAACGGGCAAAAGGTCGCGGTGACGCAGACGGCGGGCGTGTGGGCGTTCTCGGGCACGATCCCCGGCGAACTGACCGGGGCCGGGAGCAACGCCAAGGATTTTTCCGTCGGCCTGGCGTCCAACGCCAAGTACCTGACGCTGGCCGTCACCAGCACCGACATCTCCGCCGACCACGCCGCCTGGTCCGGCGCCCGCATCGACTACGCCCCGAAGATCGAACTGGACAATCTCTTTGACGACAGCAACACGACGTCGCTCTGGACCGCGCTGAGCACCGACACGTACAAGGCCAACGCGGAGACCGCCGATCTGGGCGTCGACACAATTCAGCTCGGCAACCTGCACACGGACACGAACGTCAACACGTCGGGCGTGAAGTTCAACTTCACCTCCGCCGGCGCGACGACCAGCGGCACGACCAGCTCCAATGGACCGGCCAACGACTCGATCGGCTCCGATCCCACCAGCCGCCCGCCGCTGCGACTCGACGGCAACGCGACCGGTTTCCCCGCGCAGGCGAACTGGCCCACGACCGAGCTTGAGGAAGGCATCGGCATGCACGCCAACAGCTACCTCACGTTCGACCTGGACGAGATTCGCACCGCCGGCGACCTGGGCAATGCGCAGTTCCGCTTCACCGCGCTGGCGGGCCTCAACGACAGCGCCGTCAGCGCCGGGTCGATCCGCACCGCCCTGCTGCTGTCCGACGCGTCGGGCGTCCTCGCCGGTTACATCAACGGACAGCTTGTGTCGATCATCCAGTCCGGCGGAACATGGAGCTTCAACGGCGTCATCCCGGCGGAAATCAACTCGGGCTCGACGCTCAAGAGCAACCCCTACGATGTGATCATCGGGTCCAACGTGCGATACCTGACGCTGGTCGCCCTCGGCGGCACGAACATCAACTCCGACCACGTCGCCTGGGTCGACGCCCAGCTCACCACGCTCATCCCCGCGCCCGCCGCGCTGCCGGCGGGATTGGCGCTGATGGGCCTTTTGACGATGCGCCGCCGCTAAATGCGCCGTCCGTGGTGCACGCCTTTTCCGCGCTTTTACCTTGATCGAACTGCTCGTCGTCGTGAGCATCATCGCGCTGCTCATCGCGATCCTGCTCCCGTCGCTGACGCGCGCCCGGCAGGTCGCGCAGCAGACCGTGTGCCTGGCCAACATGCGGCAGGTCGGCGTCGGCTACGCGCTCTACGCCAACGCCAACAAGACGCAGCTTCCTTGGGGCTACTGGTACAACAACGTCGCCAACACGCACATCGAATTCGACGACCTGCTCTTTCCCTATCTCGGGCAGCAACTGACGTATCAACAACAGATCGGCACCGACCTGCGATCGGTCATCAGCGGCAAGTCCGTCTTCGAGTGCCCGGCGGACAAACGCGGCATGGGACGCACGTACTCGATGGCGCGCACGGCGGACTTCTCGGTGGGGCAGTCGTACGGCGTGGCGACCAGCTCGTACCTGAGCGCCAATCCGCCCAGCCCCCGCTACATCACCGAACTGCGCCGCCCGGCGGACCTGATGATCCTGCTCGAACGGCCCTCGCAATACAACCGGCTCGGCGATGACAACACGTCCGTCACCGACTCGCCCGACCAGATCACGATCTACGTCCCCTGGCTCCACGATCCGCAGCTCAACTTCCTTTTTGTCGACGGTCACGCCGCGGGCATGTCCCCGACCGACAACATCGGCAACGGGACGACGGCGTTTCCGCGCGGGATGTGGACCCGCGACCCCAATGACTGAGGCGGTTACACTGTCGGCGTGAAACGCTACGGCCCCAAAACGCGCCCCAAACCCAAGCCCCGGCCCCCGGAACCCCCGGAGCAGGACGCTTCCGCCGCGTCAGCCGCCGCCCGGCCGCCGCTGCCGGGGGCGACGGACTGGGACGCCGTCGCGCCGTGGTATGACGAGCTTGTCGGCTTTGAAGGCAGCGAGTATCACCAGCAGGTCGTCCTGCCGGGGATCGCCAAGCTCATCGACCCCAAGCCGGGCCTACGCGTGCTCGATGTCGCCTGCGGGCAGGGCGTTTTGTGTCGACTGTTTGCTTCGCGCGGGGCGAGCATGACAGGGCTCGACGCGTCGCGAAAACTCATTGATTCCGCGCGCCAGCGCGGCCAGGAGACGATCACCTATCTGTGCGGCGATGCGCGCGAGTTGATGAAGGTCCAGTCGCTCGAAGCGGGGTCGTTCGATGCGGTGACGCTGGTGCTGGCGGTGCAGAACATTCACCCGCTGGGACCGCTTTTTGAGGGCATGGCGGCGATGCTCAAGCCGGGCGGGTGCGTGGCGATCGTCATGATGCACCCGGCCTTCCGCGGGCCCAAGTCGACGAGCTGGGGCTGGGTCGATCAGAGCGTGCAGTATCGGCGGGTCGATCGGTATCTGATGTTCCGCAAGGAGCCGATCATCTCGCACCCCGGCAAAAAAGACGGCACGTACACCTGGACCTTCCATCGCCCGATCGAAACGTACATCAACGCGCTGGCCAAGGCGGGTCTCGTCACCGACGCCATGCACGAATGGCCCAGCCACAAAGTCTCCCAGCCCGGCCCCCGCGCCAAGGCGGAAAACACCGCCCGCAAGGAAATCCCCCTGTTTCTGGCCCTGCGGGCGCGCAAGCTGTAATGGCCCGCCGCGCCGGGTATGCAAAATATTTTTTCATTTCGCGCGACCAATCCGACGCTGCGGCGACGACACCTTGGTGAGCCCAGTTCCGGAGCGAGGCCGGCATGTCCAATGAGCAGCACAATGCGTTCGCCCGCCTGTTCGTCTCGTCGCAGCATCGCGTCTACGGCTACATCGCGTCGCTGTTGCCTCAGGCCGACGACGCGGAGGAAGTGTTTCAGCAGACGAGTCTGATTCTCTGGCAGAAGTGGGAGGCGTTCGATCTGTCGCGGGATTTTGTGGCGTGGGCCTGCGGGATCGCGCATTTTGAGGTGATGAATTTCCTGCGTCGCCGCCGGCCGGGGCGCGTCTATCTGTCCGAGTCGGTGATGGAAAAGCTTTCGAGCGATCGCCTGGCCGATGGTCATGAACCCGACCGTCGCGGCGAGGCGTTGTCGGCCTGTCTGGCCAAGCTCTCGGACGATCAGCGGCAGCTCATTGAACGCTGCTACATCCGATCGAATACCATCAATGCGGTTGCGCAGGAAATGGGCCGGACGGCCAACGCCGTGTACATCGCGCTGCGGCGCATCCGGGGGCTGCTGCTCGAGTGCATTCGCCGTCAGATGTCGCGGGAGGGTGCGTGATGGATCAGACGACGCTCCTGCCGCTTATCGAGCGATACTGCGACGGCGACATCAGCCCCGCCGACTGCGACACGCTCGCCGCCCTGCTGTCCGACGACGCCGAGGCCCGCCGGTTGTATCTGGATTACCTTGATCTGCACGGGCGTCTTCAATGGCGCGTGCGCGGCCGGGGGGTTGCGACGCCGGCGGTCACACTTGCCGCGCCGACGCTGAGCCGTGTCGCGCGGCGAAGCGTCGGGTACGCCGCCGCGCTCGTCTTGATCGCCGCGATGATCGCCGTGATCTTCCTGTCCTTCAATCCGAAATCCGCAATCCAAAATCCGCAGTCGCCGGTTTCCGTCGCACTCCTGTCGGACCTGTCCGCCGACGCTCAGTTCGCCGCCGGGCCGGTGTCGCTCGGGGCCGACCTGCCGCCGGGGCGATTCGCGCTGACGCGCGGCAAGGCCCAGATCGCGTTCCGTTCCGGCGCGGTCGTGGACCTGACCGGGCCGTGCGAATTTGAGATGACCGGCCCGAACCGCGGGCGGCTCGATCAGGGTCATCTTGAAGCTTTCGTCCGCCCCGAAGCGCATGGGTTCACGGTTGATGCGCCGCATGGGGTACGCATCATCGACCTGGGCACGCGCTTTCGTGTCGACGCCGATGCGCGGATCGAATCGCGCGTGCAGGTGCTCGAAGGACGCGTCCGCATCGAAGGCGCGTTCGCCGCTCAGGTGCTCAAGGCCGACGACGCGGCGACATGGTCCGACGGCGGCGCCGGGCTCGTCGTCCTGCAGGCGGTCGGGCGTGTGGTGCTCATCGACTTCCGCGGCGATGCGTCGCAGGGCGTCGCCGCCGTCGGCGATGTGAATGTATTCGATCCACCCGGGGCGTTTCGATTTGCCGGCGGGGCGGCGGCGGTGCACATGTTGAATGAACTGATCGACATGACCGGCCGACCCACCGGCATCACCCTCACCGGCGCGTCGACCGGCGGGACGGCCAGCGGTGTCGCCGGCGAATTGTTCACCGACCCCGTCGCCGGTTTCCCGGCCGAGGCGACCGCCGACGGCCTGTTCATCAAGGGCGAACCGGATCGTCACGTGTTGACGCTGCGGCTGACGGGGCTGGACCCGCGGCGGACGTATCACGTGCAGTTCGTCGCCGGCATGCGGAGCGATCTGCCCATTCCGCCGCGCATTTCAATTGCCGACCAGTCCCGATCGATCGACCGCTTCGCCGACGCGGCGGCGCGCGTCATCGACTTTGAGGCCGTGCATCCCGAAGCCGACGGTTCGCTGAATTGCCACATCACGCCGTCGCGCAGCGGCGTCGTATTCATCACCGCCCTGCGACTCCAATATCAGGACGCGCAGGCCCCGCAGGAAAGGAAGACACCATGAGATTCCGCACGTTGGTCCAATCGTTTTTCGTCGCCGCGCTTCTGCCCGCCTTCGCACATGGCGCCACGGTGACGACCGTCGGCTCCGACACCGGCGCGTCCGGTACGAAAGACGCCTGGCGCACCAGCTCCGTCGTGAAACCGCTCGATGGTGACAGCGACAACATTTATGGCTCGGCCGGCTATCTGCTGTTCCGCTTCAACTCCGCCTCCGGCTCCGTCGCCATCAGCACCACCGGCAGCGCCACCGTCAACACGCTCCCGTCCTACCTCACCGCCGGCGCCGTCGGGGCGGACCTGATGTATGGCGCCAAGTCGGCGATCGACAATCCCGCCGGCGGGGCCGACGTCGCCTCCGGCATCGCCTTCCGCAACACCACCGCGTCGAGCGGCGTCGAATTCGCCTTCATGAAAATCACCCTCGCCGCCAATCTCCCCAGCGGCATCCGCCTCGGCGTCCTGACCAACAACTCCGGCGGCACGGACATCCCGCTTTCGATCCGACTCGCGCAGACGACCGGAACCGGCACGGACAGCGTCATGTATTCCGTGCCCAACGAGAATCAGCCCGACTGGTACTTCTTCGACATCACGGGCGGCGTCGGCGGCGATGTGTTCACGCTCTTCACCACCAGCCGCGGCGGCAAGCCGACGATCGGCGGCCTGACCGTCGACCTGATCCCCACGCCCGCCGCGCTCCCCGCCGGGCTGACGCTTCTGGGTCTGACGTCGATGCGTCGCCGCCGCTGAGTCATCCGCTTTCACATGGAGAATTGAAATGTTCACACAACGCCTGACACTCGCCGCGCTGGTCCTCGCCCTGATCGCCCCCGCCGTCCGCGCCGCCGTCGAAACCAATCCGGCGCTCTTCACCGGCGCCAACGCCATCGACCCGAGCTCCAACGGCGAGGATCGCGATTCGGATGCGACGGGCGTGACGAGTCAGGCGACGCTTGAAGCGATGCCGAACTTCGTCGCAGTGCATGATTTCACCAACTTCGCCTCCGGCACGGGCACGACGAACGTCATCGCCTTCGACAGCCCGTCCTATCCCGACATCAAGTTCAACATCGCTCTGACCGGCAACGCCTCCGGCGGCGCGGTCACGGTGACGGCGAACCTCGTGTCCTCGACGAGCAATTCGGTCTACCTGGGCAGCTCGAACCTTTCGTACACGATCGACTTCGGCTCGTACAACCCGACGACGACGGTGTTCACGTCCAATGTCAATGCGGTGGAGGCCGCGGCTTTCATGATCGTCAGTCTCGCCAACGGCAAGAGTCTGACCGCGACGTATTTTGACGATGCCGGCAACACGCTGGCGACCCAGGTCGGCGCCGGCGGGTCCGAATCGGGCGCGGGGCAGGAGGTTTACTTCGGCTACCGCATCACCGCCGGTCAGGCGCCGATCGGCCGCATCGTCATCGGCTCGCCGACCGGCGGTTCGCTCGGCAGCAACACGGGCTTCGACGATCTGGGATTCACGATCGTGCCGACCCCGGCCGCGCTGCCGGCGGGATTGGCGCTGATGGGATTCTTGGCAATGCGACGCGGCAAATGAAGAACGAGGCGGCACATTTCAAGACGCATTTGGCGGCGGGGCTTGCCTCGCGCGGTTCAATGCGCATGCCGCGCGGGGCAAGCCCCGCCACGAAGTGGTCCTGCGGGTTCACGTTGATCGAACTGCTTGTCGTGGTGGCGATCATCGCATTGCTCATCGCGATACTGATTCCCTCGCTCGCGCAGGCGCGCGAGTTGGCGAAGCGCACGCTCTGCGCCGCCAATCAGCGCCAGTTGGCCGTGACGTTCTACACCTATGCCAACGACAGCAAGGGCGTGCTGCCCGACACATGGCCCAACACCGGCGGGCGGAACCATATGCTCTGGGTCTGGAGCCGCAAGGTCACGGACGATCTGTTGCATCGCTACCTCGGCGGGCCGGATATTGCCAAGGTCGACACGCTCGCCGAGGCCCCGCAGATCGGCGAGGCGTTCCGTGTCTTCATGTGTCCGACGCAGGATCAGTATCACGACAACACCTACTTCGCGTTCGGCCCGGGGGTGACGGACCTGACGGACAACACGCGGTGGACCGGCTTCGTGAGTCTGACCAGCAGCGAACTGTCCGCCTCGACCTTCGCCCCAAGCACCAGCGTCCTCAAAGGCAAGGATGTGCGCATCCGAACCCTCGCCGACAAACGCAACGGCCCGCTGTTCACCGAGGCGCTCTATCACACGACCGATTACGACACGACCTACTACGGCGGGCGATGGACGTGGCTCTGGTCGCTGATGCCCTCCACGCAGCAGTCGAGCTATTCCTGGCACATCGGCAATCTCGATACGACCAACGGCTACTCCGTCGCGGGGGCGAATCAGACGGGTCTGGACGGGTCGGTGACGTGGTACAACTTCGGCGACATCGTCGAAGGGGCCGTGTCGCGCACCGATGTGATGAACCGGGCGCAGGTGTACCAGACCTTCGGCGCCACGATGCGCGGCTACTACTGGTACCAACCCGGTCGCAAACGCAACTGACGCGCAAGCCCGCCACGCCGACGCTGAGCCGCGCTTCGCGGCGAAGCGTCTGGTACCTGTGTCTGGTACTCCACCGCCCCGCGTGTTACATTTGAAGCATGTTCAACGCCCCTACGCTTTACGATCGCATCGGCGGGGAAATCGGCCTCGAAAAGATGGTCGACGGGCTTTACGAACGCGTGCTGGCGGACCCGATGCTCGCGCCGTTCTTCAAAGACACGCCGATGGACAAGCAGCGGCGGATGCAGCGTGAGTTCATGGCCGTCGCCCTCGGCGCCGCCGCGCATCACAGCGATACTTCCCTGGCCTGGGCCCACGCCGAGCGGGGCATCACCTTCGAGCACTTCAATCGCTTCTGTCAGCACATGAGCGAATCGCTCAAGGCGATGAACATCGACGACGCCACCGTCCACGAAGTCCTCCAGCACATGGCGCTCTACAAAAACGCCATCATCGGCGAATCGTACTGACGCCGTTTCACAGCCGCCGCCCAACGAGCGGCGCGTCCATACAATGTGAGCATGTCCGATCTGTGGGCCACGCAGCGCACTTCGATGCTCAAGGCGGCCGAGCCGCTGGCGGTTCGCATGCGCCCGCGGTCGATCGACGAGTTCGTCGGCCAGTCGCATTTTCTGGGCGAAGGCAAACTGCTGCGACGGATGCTCGAAGCCGATCGCATAACCAGCGTGATCTTTCACGGCCCGCCCGGCTCCGGCAAGACCACGCTCGCGGAGATCATCGCCAACTCGACGCATCGGCATTTTGAACGCGCCAACGCCGCGACGATCGGCGTCAAGGAAATCCGATTCGTCATCGAAGAAGCGACTCGCCGCCTGACCACCCCCGGAAGCGAGCGGAAGACGATCCTGTTCCTCGATGAAATACACCGCTTCAGCAAGTCGCAGCAGGATGTGCTGCTGGGCGATGTCGAGCGCGGCGTCATCACGCTCATCGGCGCGACCACCGAAAACCCCTTCTTCTCCGTCAACAGCGCCCTCATCAGCCGCTCGCAGGTGTTCAGTTTCGAACCCCTGCCCCCGGAAGCGATCAAGTCGCTGCTCCATCGTGCGATCAGCGATGAAGACCGCGGCTACGGGAAGCTGCCGCTAGAGGTCACCGAGGAAGCGCTCGATCATTGGGCGACGATGTGCGACGGCGACGCCCGCCGGGCGCTGACGGCGCTGGAAATCGCGGTGCTTTCGACGGAGGCGTCAGCGGTCAGCCATCAGCAATCAGCCAACCAGAAACAGGAAACCCCAAACAAGCAACACCTCCTCATCGACCTTCCGATCGCGCAGGAGTCGATCCAACGCAAGGCGATTCAGTATGATCCGACCGGCGATGCGCACTATGACGCGATCAGTGCGTTCATCAAATCCATGCGCGGGTCGGACCCGGACGCGACGGCCTACTGGCTGGCCCGCATGATCGTCGCCGGGGAGGACCCCTTGTTCATCGCCCGGCGGATCGCCATTCTCGCCAGCGAAGACGTGGGCAACGCCGACCCGCGCGCGATGCAGCTTGCGGCGGCGGCGTACACGATCACCGAGCGCGTCGGCCTGCCCGAGTGCCAGCTCACGCTCGCGCAGGCGGCGATCTACATGGCCTGCGCCCCCAAGTCCAACGCCAGCGCGACGGCGATCTGGAACGCGGTGTCGGATGTGAAAAACCAGCGGACGATCCCCGTGCCCAAACACCTGCGCGACGCCCATTACGCCGGTGCAAAAAAGCTGGGGCATACGGGGTATCAGTATGCTCATGACAGCGAGAAGGGGTACGTCGAGCAGGACTATCTGGGCGTGGAGAAGAAGTATTACGAACCGACGGATCGGGGGTACGAGAAGCACATCCGCCAGTATCTGCAATGGATCGGCGCGATGAACCCCTCGGGCGGGCCCGCGTCTGAATAACCGGCCGGTCGATTATTGCGGACCGGGCGCGAAGATGGACGAAGTAAGAGGATGGTGCGCGTGGGAAGGGACGGGCGCGTGCCGGAGGCGCGATGGGCATGTCGCAACCAGGATCGGACGCCAAGAAGAACCTGCGCACGCGGATGCGGCAGGCCCTGAAGCGGGTCGATCCGGGACTGCTTCATTCGCGGTCGGTGGCGGCGGCGGAGCGGCTGGTGCGGACCGACGAGTTCCGGCGTGCGACGACGATCATGATGTTCCTCTCGCTGCCGGGCGAGGTCGATACGCGAGCCATCGGGCTTCGCGCCTGGCAGGAGCAGAAGGTCGTGACCGTGCCGCTGGTCGGGCATGAGCAAAAGCACATGATCCCCGTCGTGCTGCGGAGCTTCGACGAGCCGATGGACGAGGATCGCTACGGCGTCCGCACGCCGACGACCGGCGAGCCGATGCCCATCGAACTCATCGACCTCGTGGTGCTGCCGGGTTTGGGTTTCGACACGCTGGGTCATCGCATCGGGCGCGGCGGCGGATTCTACGATCGGTTTCTGGCCCGGCCCGAGTTTCGCGGGATCGCCTGCGGGATCGCGATGGATGTGCAGGTCGTCGAAGCGGTGCCGCTCAACGGGCACGATCGGCAGGTGGACATGCTTGTGACGGAAACGCGCGTGATGCGGTTTAAACATTCGCCGGTTTGACGCCGGTATAATGAAGCGGTTCGGACGGCATGTCCGAATCCTCACCACAGAAGATGGAGCTTCTCGTCATGGTGCTTTCAAGCCAGGCCCAGCAGCGCGGCCGGACAACTTATACCAGCCCCTATCGCCGCAAGCGCAAGCAGCGCGCCCGGCGGTGGATCGGGTCGATCCTCGTTCTGGCCGTCGTCGGCTATCTGGCGTGGTCATGGATGCGCCCGCGCGGCGAGTCCTCGACCGGCCCGGCGGACGTGCGCGCCGATTCGGGCGCGGTCAAACCCGCCGGCACCGCATCGACGACGCTGCACAATGCCGATGTGCATCTGAGCTATTCCGCCGCGAAGGGGCTCGACGCCAAGCCCGATGCGAAACCGGGGCCGACGACAGCTCTGGGCGAGCGTGCGGTCAAGGCCGAGTTGCCGCCCGGCGCGACCACTGAGCCCGCCAAGCCGACGCCTCCGGCGACGAACCCGCAGACCGCCGGTGCGTCCAATGCGCCGACGCAGCCGACGCCCGTGGCGACATCGCTCGATCCGGAAGTCGCGCGGACGATCGACGCCGGTCGTCAGATGATCAACTCCGGTCAGCGCGTCAAAGGCCGGGAGCTGCTCAATAACGCCCTGCATATGCCGCTCCGCCCCGATGACGCCAAGGCGCTGCGCGATCTGCTCAGTGGGCTCAATCAGGACATGGTCTTCTCGCCCAAGGTCGAGCCGGGCGATCCGTATGCGGATACTTATGTGGTGCAGGCCGGGGACGTGCTGGCGAACATCGCCAAGAACTATCATGTGCCCTGGCAGTTCATCTCGCACATCAACGGCGATCTGGAGCCCCGCAAACTCCGCGTAGGCATGCGGCTCAAGGTCGTGAAAGGTCCCTTCCACGTCGTTGTCGACAAGAGCGACTTCCGACTCGACGCCTACCTCGGCCAGCCGGGCAAGGGCGGGCTGTTCGTCCGCAGCTTCCGCGTCGGGCTCGGCGAATTCGACGCCACGCCCGTCGGCGAGTTCGTCGTCAAGCGACACTCCAAGCTCGAAAACCCCGAGTGGACCAATCCGCGCACCGGCGAACGATTCGTCGGCGACAATCCCAAAAACCCGCTCGGCGAATACTGGGTCGGCCTCCGCGGCGCCGACGCCACGACCGAAGACCTCAAGGGCTACGGCATCCACGGCACCATCGAACCGCAAAGCATCGGCACCCAGTCGTCGATGGGCTGCATCCGCATGCTCGACGACGACATCAAGCTCGTGTACTCCATGCTCAGCGAGGAAGAAAGCCGCGTGGTGGTCGTCAGATGATCGCTGCCGGCCGCGATGCGGCACGAATGACCAATTCCCAATGACCAAGGAAATGTTCAAATGATCACCGGCGCATTGGTCATTTGAACATTTCCTTGGTCATTGGTGCTTGAACATTGGTCATTTCCGCTCGCAACCCCGGCAATCTTTCATCTGTAAGTATGAGTAGTGCACCATGAAAACCGCCCGCTGGTTCCGCGCTTTGATCGTCACGCTGGCCGTCAGCGCCGGCGCTTTCGCCGACCCGCCCACGCCGCCGGCGCAGCCCGCCGAGGGCCCCGGCGGAAGCGCGGCTTCGCATCAGAAGGTCGTCAGCTCGCAACATGGCGAAGGCGGGACCGCGTACTGGCTTTACGAGCCCGACGACCCCAAGCCCGCGACGGCGCCGGTGATCGTATTCAATCACGGCTGGGGCGCGACGCGCCCCGGGCCCTACGGGGCTTGGATCGATCATCTGGTCAAACGCGGCAACATCGTGATCTATCCGGCGTATCAGGAAGGACTGACCACGCTGCCCGCTCAGTTCACACCCAACGCCGTCGCCGCGATCAAGGAGGCGCTGCGCCAACTCGACACGGAGCCGGGGCATGTCAAACCGGACCTGACGAAGTTCGCCATCGTCGGCCATTCGATGGGCGGCATTCTGGCGGCCAATCTCGCCGCCGTGGCGTCGACGGTCGGACTGCCGACCCCGCGGGCGATCATGAGCATCGAGCCGGGCAAGACATGGGGCCTGCCGCCGCCCATGGCGGTCGTGCTCGACGATCTTTCAGCCATCGATGCCGGCACG
Coding sequences:
- a CDS encoding AAA family ATPase; translated protein: MSDLWATQRTSMLKAAEPLAVRMRPRSIDEFVGQSHFLGEGKLLRRMLEADRITSVIFHGPPGSGKTTLAEIIANSTHRHFERANAATIGVKEIRFVIEEATRRLTTPGSERKTILFLDEIHRFSKSQQDVLLGDVERGVITLIGATTENPFFSVNSALISRSQVFSFEPLPPEAIKSLLHRAISDEDRGYGKLPLEVTEEALDHWATMCDGDARRALTALEIAVLSTEASAVSHQQSANQKQETPNKQHLLIDLPIAQESIQRKAIQYDPTGDAHYDAISAFIKSMRGSDPDATAYWLARMIVAGEDPLFIARRIAILASEDVGNADPRAMQLAAAAYTITERVGLPECQLTLAQAAIYMACAPKSNASATAIWNAVSDVKNQRTIPVPKHLRDAHYAGAKKLGHTGYQYAHDSEKGYVEQDYLGVEKKYYEPTDRGYEKHIRQYLQWIGAMNPSGGPASE
- a CDS encoding methyltransferase domain-containing protein, producing MPGATDWDAVAPWYDELVGFEGSEYHQQVVLPGIAKLIDPKPGLRVLDVACGQGVLCRLFASRGASMTGLDASRKLIDSARQRGQETITYLCGDARELMKVQSLEAGSFDAVTLVLAVQNIHPLGPLFEGMAAMLKPGGCVAIVMMHPAFRGPKSTSWGWVDQSVQYRRVDRYLMFRKEPIISHPGKKDGTYTWTFHRPIETYINALAKAGLVTDAMHEWPSHKVSQPGPRAKAENTARKEIPLFLALRARKL
- a CDS encoding L,D-transpeptidase family protein, with product MSESSPQKMELLVMVLSSQAQQRGRTTYTSPYRRKRKQRARRWIGSILVLAVVGYLAWSWMRPRGESSTGPADVRADSGAVKPAGTASTTLHNADVHLSYSAAKGLDAKPDAKPGPTTALGERAVKAELPPGATTEPAKPTPPATNPQTAGASNAPTQPTPVATSLDPEVARTIDAGRQMINSGQRVKGRELLNNALHMPLRPDDAKALRDLLSGLNQDMVFSPKVEPGDPYADTYVVQAGDVLANIAKNYHVPWQFISHINGDLEPRKLRVGMRLKVVKGPFHVVVDKSDFRLDAYLGQPGKGGLFVRSFRVGLGEFDATPVGEFVVKRHSKLENPEWTNPRTGERFVGDNPKNPLGEYWVGLRGADATTEDLKGYGIHGTIEPQSIGTQSSMGCIRMLDDDIKLVYSMLSEEESRVVVVR
- a CDS encoding DUF1559 domain-containing protein, giving the protein MIELLVVVSIIALLIAILLPSLTRARQVAQQTVCLANMRQVGVGYALYANANKTQLPWGYWYNNVANTHIEFDDLLFPYLGQQLTYQQQIGTDLRSVISGKSVFECPADKRGMGRTYSMARTADFSVGQSYGVATSSYLSANPPSPRYITELRRPADLMILLERPSQYNRLGDDNTSVTDSPDQITIYVPWLHDPQLNFLFVDGHAAGMSPTDNIGNGTTAFPRGMWTRDPND
- a CDS encoding 5-formyltetrahydrofolate cyclo-ligase, yielding MGMSQPGSDAKKNLRTRMRQALKRVDPGLLHSRSVAAAERLVRTDEFRRATTIMMFLSLPGEVDTRAIGLRAWQEQKVVTVPLVGHEQKHMIPVVLRSFDEPMDEDRYGVRTPTTGEPMPIELIDLVVLPGLGFDTLGHRIGRGGGFYDRFLARPEFRGIACGIAMDVQVVEAVPLNGHDRQVDMLVTETRVMRFKHSPV
- a CDS encoding group 1 truncated hemoglobin; protein product: MFNAPTLYDRIGGEIGLEKMVDGLYERVLADPMLAPFFKDTPMDKQRRMQREFMAVALGAAAHHSDTSLAWAHAERGITFEHFNRFCQHMSESLKAMNIDDATVHEVLQHMALYKNAIIGESY
- a CDS encoding alpha/beta hydrolase fold domain-containing protein, whose product is MKTARWFRALIVTLAVSAGAFADPPTPPAQPAEGPGGSAASHQKVVSSQHGEGGTAYWLYEPDDPKPATAPVIVFNHGWGATRPGPYGAWIDHLVKRGNIVIYPAYQEGLTTLPAQFTPNAVAAIKEALRQLDTEPGHVKPDLTKFAIVGHSMGGILAANLAAVASTVGLPTPRAIMSIEPGKTWGLPPPMAVVLDDLSAIDAGTLMLAVIGDRDRVVFDVDAKRIIKESTAVPAANKNLVRLVSDDHGKPALDASHLAPVAISSGGESRRPILKRGSNTGGIISVDALDYFGTWKLLDALTDAAFYGTHRNIALGNTPEQRDMGAWSDGTPVKRMEIVTDP
- a CDS encoding sigma-70 family RNA polymerase sigma factor translates to MSNEQHNAFARLFVSSQHRVYGYIASLLPQADDAEEVFQQTSLILWQKWEAFDLSRDFVAWACGIAHFEVMNFLRRRRPGRVYLSESVMEKLSSDRLADGHEPDRRGEALSACLAKLSDDQRQLIERCYIRSNTINAVAQEMGRTANAVYIALRRIRGLLLECIRRQMSREGA
- a CDS encoding prepilin-type N-terminal cleavage/methylation domain-containing protein, with the protein product MPRGASPATKWSCGFTLIELLVVVAIIALLIAILIPSLAQARELAKRTLCAANQRQLAVTFYTYANDSKGVLPDTWPNTGGRNHMLWVWSRKVTDDLLHRYLGGPDIAKVDTLAEAPQIGEAFRVFMCPTQDQYHDNTYFAFGPGVTDLTDNTRWTGFVSLTSSELSASTFAPSTSVLKGKDVRIRTLADKRNGPLFTEALYHTTDYDTTYYGGRWTWLWSLMPSTQQSSYSWHIGNLDTTNGYSVAGANQTGLDGSVTWYNFGDIVEGAVSRTDVMNRAQVYQTFGATMRGYYWYQPGRKRN